From Nicotiana tabacum cultivar K326 chromosome 15, ASM71507v2, whole genome shotgun sequence, the proteins below share one genomic window:
- the LOC142169948 gene encoding uncharacterized protein LOC142169948 yields the protein MKLDERKEATKERGLLESDNSISECLREATLFKMPAALRNLFATILLNPEQEKPFKIILQRVDSGRASLFFVDVPGGTGKIFLYRALLANVRSRGMIALATTTSGVAAIILPRGRTAHSRFDIPLQTSETTITNMSTQSGGSKLIQRANLILWDEAPMARRQTIETVNRSF from the exons ATGAAG CTTGATGAAAGAAAG GAAGCTACAAAAGAAAGAGGGTTACTAGAATCAGATAACAGTATTTCTGAATGCTTACGTGAGGCAACTCTCTTCAAAATGCCAGCGGCTCTTAGAAATTTGTTTGCAACTATATTG ctaaatcctgaaCAAGAGAAACCTTTCAAGATTATATTGCAAAGAGTCGATTCTGGTAGAGCAAGTTTGTTCTTTGTGGATGTCCCAGGAGGAACCGGAAAAATATTCCTTTATCgtgcattacttgcaaatgttAGATCAAGAGGGATGATAGCATTAGCAACAACAACAAGTGGTGTAGCAGCAATAATTTTACCAAGAGGTCGTACCGCTCACTCTAGATTCGACATACCTCTTCAAACAAGTGAAACAACTATCACAAATATGTCGACGCAGAGTGGTGGATCTAAATTGATACAAAGAGCAAATTTAATACTATGGGATGAAGCGCCTATGGCAAGGCGTCAAACTATCGAAACAGTTAACAGGAGCTTCTGA